In the Halococcus hamelinensis 100A6 genome, one interval contains:
- a CDS encoding permease has protein sequence MSVTATVVDALSRIAGMTWETWWALVLGFTISGVVEVFVSQQRMTELLGGDGRREVALGSLFGAASSSCSYSAVGTAKSLFKKGASGTASLGAFMFASTDLVIELGLVLWVLLGWQFVVGEYLGGIIAIAVLVTLFRHVVPASWFEAAREHLHEVEETTCAACGMEAAPTDDDTVTLETTGGTKYFCCGGCRRAYESQHDDVDGDDVPWSRKLLTIEGWDAACAKTVKEWEMLWTDIALGFVLAGVVGAFVPSAWWGALFGAEHGFVSVVVATLLAVAIGVVTFMCSVGNVPFALVLWTNGLPFGSVLSFVYADLIIPPLARTYRRYYGTRMAAMLFGSLALAAVVAGVAVHYLMGGLGLIPAQSAVGGTLSGEYTTILNLVFTPVFVWQLYMTYGPERLETAVRSLPFAAWRVGETALDAGGLLVRIGRAFGADLATAGRTFGAGARSVGGGVATIADAVRLALVAVYDACAALYAAGRQLR, from the coding sequence ATGTCCGTCACTGCTACCGTCGTCGACGCGCTGAGTCGCATCGCCGGGATGACCTGGGAGACGTGGTGGGCGCTCGTGCTCGGGTTCACCATCTCCGGGGTCGTCGAGGTGTTCGTGAGCCAGCAGCGGATGACCGAGCTCCTCGGCGGCGACGGCCGGCGCGAGGTCGCGCTCGGCTCGCTGTTCGGCGCGGCCTCCTCGAGCTGTTCGTACTCCGCGGTCGGCACCGCGAAGTCGCTGTTCAAGAAGGGCGCGTCCGGAACCGCGAGCCTCGGTGCGTTCATGTTCGCGAGCACCGACCTCGTGATCGAACTCGGTCTGGTGCTGTGGGTGCTGCTCGGCTGGCAGTTCGTCGTCGGGGAGTACCTCGGCGGGATCATCGCCATCGCGGTCCTCGTCACGCTCTTCCGGCACGTCGTTCCAGCGAGCTGGTTCGAGGCCGCGCGCGAACACCTCCACGAGGTCGAGGAGACGACCTGTGCGGCCTGCGGGATGGAGGCGGCTCCGACCGACGACGACACCGTCACCCTCGAAACCACCGGTGGAACGAAGTACTTCTGCTGTGGCGGCTGCCGGCGGGCCTACGAGAGCCAGCACGACGACGTCGACGGCGACGACGTCCCCTGGAGCCGGAAGCTCCTCACCATCGAGGGCTGGGACGCCGCGTGCGCGAAGACCGTCAAGGAGTGGGAGATGCTCTGGACGGACATCGCGCTCGGGTTCGTCCTCGCGGGAGTCGTCGGGGCGTTCGTCCCGAGCGCGTGGTGGGGGGCGCTGTTCGGGGCCGAGCACGGCTTCGTTTCCGTCGTGGTCGCGACGCTGCTCGCGGTGGCCATCGGCGTGGTGACGTTCATGTGTTCGGTCGGGAACGTCCCGTTCGCGCTGGTGCTCTGGACCAACGGCCTCCCGTTCGGGAGCGTGCTCTCGTTCGTCTACGCCGACCTCATCATCCCGCCGCTGGCGAGGACCTACCGGCGCTACTACGGGACCCGGATGGCGGCGATGCTGTTCGGGTCGCTGGCGCTCGCCGCGGTCGTGGCGGGCGTCGCGGTCCACTACCTGATGGGCGGGCTCGGGCTGATCCCCGCTCAGTCCGCCGTCGGCGGCACGCTGTCGGGCGAGTACACCACGATACTGAACCTCGTGTTCACGCCGGTGTTCGTCTGGCAGCTCTACATGACCTACGGGCCCGAAAGACTGGAGACGGCGGTCCGGTCGCTGCCGTTCGCCGCCTGGCGCGTGGGCGAGACCGCGCTCGACGCCGGCGGCCTCCTCGTCCGGATCGGCCGCGCGTTCGGTGCCGACCTCGCGACCGCGGGCCGTACCTTCGGGGCCGGCGCGCGCTCGGTCGGCGGCGGCGTCGCGACCATCGCCGATGCGGTCCGGCTGGCGCTCGTCGCCGTCTACGACGCGTGCGCTGCGCTCTACGCAGCGGGACGGCAGCTCCGGTAG
- a CDS encoding TIGR00341 family protein, producing MARKDMRLVEVITMSRSTRETVLDVLDDNDLDYTVSDRTDDPETSATVSFPVPANAVEPIQTELANLDLGADMYTVVVEPETVTSERLGPSDDRFEQVEGLGHQGISRGELHSKAADLIPDPAIYSLLTAVSAVVATGGVMLESVSVLVGAMVIAPLIGPPMATSVATVIDDQKLFVRSLKFQALGAAVAVASAVGFALVVKTTHLVPTGIDLEAVLGLSNYTASSFLLVVVALSAGFAGAISLSTSANIGLVGVMIAAAMIPPLGVVGVGIAWGRPTAVVGSMAVVLLNVLSINLAAIICLWYLGYHPRSWSELRKARSTMLRRAVVLAAAVVALVTFLAHLASGSLADLIAVVPDP from the coding sequence GTGGCGCGCAAGGACATGCGGCTCGTCGAAGTGATCACGATGTCGCGCTCGACCCGCGAGACCGTGCTCGACGTCCTCGACGACAACGACCTGGACTACACCGTCTCCGACCGCACCGACGACCCCGAGACCTCCGCGACGGTCTCGTTTCCGGTGCCGGCGAACGCCGTCGAACCGATCCAGACCGAGCTCGCGAACCTCGACCTCGGTGCGGACATGTACACGGTGGTCGTCGAACCCGAGACCGTCACTTCCGAGCGGCTGGGGCCCTCGGACGACCGCTTCGAGCAGGTCGAGGGGCTGGGTCACCAGGGGATCTCGCGCGGCGAGCTCCACTCGAAGGCCGCCGACCTGATCCCCGACCCGGCGATCTACTCGCTCCTGACGGCGGTGAGCGCGGTCGTCGCCACGGGCGGGGTGATGCTCGAATCGGTCTCCGTGCTCGTCGGCGCGATGGTGATCGCGCCGCTGATCGGCCCGCCGATGGCGACCTCGGTCGCCACCGTGATCGACGACCAGAAGCTCTTCGTCCGGAGCCTGAAGTTCCAGGCGCTCGGCGCGGCCGTGGCGGTCGCGAGCGCGGTCGGGTTCGCGCTGGTCGTCAAAACCACCCATCTCGTCCCCACCGGGATCGACCTCGAAGCGGTGCTCGGCCTCAGCAACTACACCGCGTCGAGCTTCCTCCTCGTCGTGGTCGCGCTGAGCGCGGGTTTCGCGGGCGCGATCAGCCTCTCGACCTCCGCCAACATCGGGCTGGTGGGCGTGATGATCGCCGCCGCCATGATCCCGCCGCTCGGCGTCGTCGGCGTCGGTATCGCGTGGGGGCGACCCACCGCGGTCGTCGGCTCCATGGCGGTGGTCCTCCTGAACGTGCTCTCGATCAACCTCGCGGCGATCATCTGTCTCTGGTATCTCGGCTACCACCCGAGAAGTTGGTCCGAACTCCGGAAGGCCCGGAGCACGATGCTGCGCCGCGCGGTCGTGCTCGCGGCGGCCGTCGTGGCGCTCGTGACCTTCCTCGCCCACCTCGCGAGCGGTAGCCTCGCGGACCTCATCGCGGTAGTTCCCGACCCATGA